The DNA window CGGCCCCGATGGGGCTCAGTTCCAGATCGACCGTTTCCCGGGGGCGGTTTTTCGGGGGTTTGCTACACGCCGCGAGGCCGAAGCCTTCCTCCGCCAGCCGCACCCGGCCAGGGTCAGGCCGCGGCCCCCGGCGCCCCAGGGTGCCGCCAGGGCGGCCTCTGCCGGCGAGGTGGTCATCTACACGGACGGCAGCGCCCGCGGCAACCCGGGGCCCGGCGGATACGGCGCGGTGATTCTGGAAGGGGAAAAACGCACGGAGCTTGCGGGCGGTTTCAGAAAAACCACCAACAACCGCATGGAACTGCTGGCCTGCATCAAAGCCCTGGAGGCCCTTCCGGCGCCCGCCACGGTCGTGCTCCACAGCGATTCGGCCTATGTCGTCAAGGGCATCAACCGGGGGTGGGCCGAATCCTGGCGCCGCAATGGCTGGCGCAAGAGCAACGGCGCGCCGGCCCTCAACCCGGACCTCTGGGAAAGGCTCCTGACACTCTGCCGGGAGCACACCGTTCGCTTCATCTGGGTCAGAGGCCACGCCGGCAACCCGGGCAACGAACGCTGCGACCAACTGGCCACCCAGGCCGCGATGGGGGGCGGGCTGCCGCCGGACACGGCCTACGAAGAGGCCTGTCGCCTGAAATGACGGTATGCGCAAACCCCAGCACCGCAGCATTCTGGATACTGTATCGAAGAAAATGGCACAGGGCGGCGCGATTTCGGGCAACAAAAAAGGCATCGCCCCCGACTGGAGGCAATGCCTTGTTTTAATTTTGAACTGGCGGGTTAGAGCACCGTGACATTGACTGCGGCGGGGCCCTTCTGACCCTGCTCGATCTCGAAGCTCACGCGGTCGCCTTCATTCAGAGACCTGAAGCCGCTTGCGTTGATGGCGGAGTGATGAACAAACACGTCCGGACCGTTTTCCTGCTCGATGAAACCAAACCCCTTGCTGTCGTTAAACCACTTGACTACGCCTTCTGCCATGGTGACTTCCTCCTTGTTAAAAAAAATTCTCTAAGTTTCAGACTGCAGGTCGCCACTTTGGCAAATGGTTTGTGCACCTTCAGTAAGAAACCGGCTCGTGGAACCCCGAGCCTTTACTTAAGCATTTTCAATACCATGTTTTAAAAAAAAAACAAGCGTATTTAAGAAAAAAAGTGACCCGCCGGATTTTTTTTGTTCCACGGCGCCGCTTCCGATTCAGCAAGCCGAAGGGCAGTAGGCGGTCAACTGTTCACCCGTAGCGGTTTGTCGGGAATGGCCGGCCGCGCTATTCTACCGCGAGTTGCGCTGGCGTGCGGGTTGGCGGGCGGTCGCGGTCCGGCCGCCTGGTGTTGGCCGTCGGCTGGAAGTTTCAGCCCCCGAAGGCGACATCCAGGCAAAGGCGCCCGCGTGCGATCGCCCGGCCCGGCTTGCCGCGGGCTTTCGGCTGCGCGCCGGCTGGCGTTCGGGACGCCGGCCGTCGTTGACTTTTGGCGGGGCGGCGGCCGCGTAGTTGAAATCGGTCAGGGTGCGGCGTTCGGTCCGGGAGCCGAGCACCCGGTCGATGGCCCTTACCATGTCCTGGTCGGCGCTGGTGATCAGGGTGAAGGCATCACCGCTGCGGGCCGCCCGGCCGGTCCGGCCGATGCGGTGGATATAAGCCTCCGGCG is part of the Desulfobacteraceae bacterium genome and encodes:
- the rnhA gene encoding ribonuclease HI; the protein is MSEKKKFYAVAKGRKPGIYQKWFGPDGAQFQIDRFPGAVFRGFATRREAEAFLRQPHPARVRPRPPAPQGAARAASAGEVVIYTDGSARGNPGPGGYGAVILEGEKRTELAGGFRKTTNNRMELLACIKALEALPAPATVVLHSDSAYVVKGINRGWAESWRRNGWRKSNGAPALNPDLWERLLTLCREHTVRFIWVRGHAGNPGNERCDQLATQAAMGGGLPPDTAYEEACRLK
- a CDS encoding cold-shock protein — encoded protein: MAEGVVKWFNDSKGFGFIEQENGPDVFVHHSAINASGFRSLNEGDRVSFEIEQGQKGPAAVNVTVL